ATAACTATTGACTGTTGACTAGATTCTCTCTTAGTTTAATGACTGGAGTAGAAAGATATACCTATGGAAATAAATGCTCATCGAAACAGTAAATCAATTAAATTTGACTTATTTTTATTTTTTAAGTTGCCATTAATTATTTATAGTTTATAAAATCTTATCTTTAGCCGTTTTTCACCAGGTGTTCTTATGGAAACTTTGTCTTTCTTAAGTATTGATGACCAACCTATCTCACTTGAACAAACAGTAAAATACCTCCAATCATCAGGAAAGTTAGGTCAATTCATTGGTGATGTGCTGCGTCAATATGTCATCGAACAGGAAATCCAAGGGCGAGACGATGTAGATATTAATCCAGCTTTAACCGAACAAACAGTGATTGATTTTCGCCTTAAAAATCAACTAGCTGACCCCCAAGCTTTCCAAGAATGGTTAACCAAGAATGGCACAGACTACCAAAGGTTCCACGCTTCAATTACTTTTAACTTCAAATTAGAAAAGTTAAAAACTGTGGTGACACAGGCAAAACTACCAGAATATTTTATTGAGCAGAAGATTTTTTTAGATCGGGTGGTATTATCCCGGATTATGGTGGATAGTCGAGAATTAGCAGAAGAATTGCAATTGCAAATTGCAGAAGGAGGCAGTTTTGAGCAATTAGCTAAAGAGTATTCTGTATTGGACGATCGCCTCGTTAATGGCATGATGGGGCCTATTAGTCGTGGTACTATGCCAGACAAGTTACGCTCTGCTATTGATGTAGCTAGTCCTGGGCAATTAGTTGGGCCTATAGAAATTGATGGACGCTATGGTTTGTTTCGAGTGGAACAATTTCTCCCAGCGTCTTTAGATGATATTCAACTCAAGCAAGCATTACAAAACGAATTATTTGAAAAATGGTTAGCAGAGAAAATTCAAAAGCTGACGGTGAAATTACAAGTGAGTTAAAACTTCTAGATAATGAATCGCTAAGAATCAAAGTGCTAACTTCCATACCTTGGACTCAACCGCCCCTAAGTTGGCTCACTCCTGAGCAGAAAAACCGTTTAGAAGAACGTTTAGAAATCCGGCGTTATCGACTGGGTGAAAAAATCTGGTCGAGTGAAACTGGCGGTTATCATTTTTTCATTGTGGCGGGGAAGGTGCGCTTACGGGAGGAAGGAAGCGGCCAATCTTTAGCAGCCTTACAGGTAGGAGATTGGTTTGGTGACTTACAAAAGCTACCGGGAGAATACAAAGCTGTAGCCGCTAGTAAAGATGTGATTCTGGCTTGCTGGGATACACATCTTTGGGCAGAAATATCTACTCCAGCAATGGAAGATTTCTGGTTGGGGTTAGTGGAACAGGATAATACAGTAGTTGAAAATGAAGTAAAACCTTTTCAACACACTGTTATTCAAGCACCCGTAACTCCTCCAGAACAGACGCTAAGTCAGCCAGTCTCTACACCTGTATTCAGCTATCCTTTTGTGAGTAGTTGGAATACGGGTGCTGCTTGTTTAACAATGGCAGCACAACAACTCGAAAATCCGGTGAACTTGGAATGGGTTCAACGCCAACTGCGGGGGCAAAATCCCAAACAAGTTGTAGAAGCAGGGGAAAAGCTAGGTTTAGTCTTACGACGACTGCAACTAAGTTGGGGAGAGTTGCGCCAGCTAACGTTCCCAGCTTTGCTACAGTTACAAGTTGAATCTGTTCCTCAGCCTACATGGGTAATAGCTTATGGGATAAAAGGCGATCGCTTAATTATTGCTAATCCCTTAAATCCTGATAACCTGTGTGAGAATCTCCCACAAACAGTATTAGAACAATGCTGGGATGGTCAGTTATGGCAAGTAGAACTGATATCTAAACAAGAGAAATTTAACTTAAATTGGTTCACACCAGCCGTTTGGAAATACCGCAAGCTACTCGCAGAAGTATTATTAGCATCTTTAACATTGCAGCTATTGGGGTTAGGAACACCACTAATTACCCAGGTTGTGATTGATAAAGTCATGGTACAAGAGAGTTTACCCACTCTTGATGTCATGGCGATCGCGCTTTTGTTAATAGCTGTCTTTGAGTCTGTACTGGGGATTTTGCGCTTATTTATCTTTACCCATACAGCCAGACGTTTAGATTTAAGCTTATCAGGTCAATTATTCCGTCATTTGCTACGGCTACCCTTGGCTTATTTTGAGTCACGGCGCGTAGGTGACACAGTAGCCAGAGTCCAGGAACTCGAACAAATTCGCCAGTTTCTTACAGGTACAGCCTTAACAGTAATTTTGGATAGCATCTTTGCCGTTGTTTACTTGGCATTGATGTTTTATTACAATATTCCCCTCACCTTTGTAGCGTTAGCTGTGCTGCCCTTGTTTGCCACACTGACCATAGTTGCTACACCAATTTTACGTAACTGGCTCAACGAAACCTTTAACCGTAGTGCAGACAGCCAATCATTCTTAGTAGAAACAATTACAGGTATTCATTCTGTTAAAGCTCATGCGGCTGAATCAGTAGCACGCGATCGCTGGGAAGGCTTATTTGCTCGTTTCGTGCGTACTGGTTTCAAAGCTTCCACAACTTCTAATATTAGCAGTAATATTGGCGACTTTCTCACTAATTTTTCTTCCTTACTAATACTGTGGTTTGGTGCAAAGTTAGTCATTGACCATAAACTAACAATTGGTCAGTTGGTAGCCTTTCAGATGCTTTCTGGCAGAGTCACCGGGCCACTGTTACGCCTAGTACAACTATGGCAAAATCTGCAACAAGTTCTACTTTCCGTAGACCGGATTGGTGATATTCTCAACGTCGCCCCAGAAGCAGAGATGGGAACTGGTTTAGTTTTACCACCCTTGAAAGGTCAGGTTAACTTTGAGCAAGTCTTTTTCCGGTACAAAGCCAATACCGAACCAGTGTTGCGCGGAATTTCATTCAATGTAGAACCAGGACAATTTGTCGGAATTGTGGGACGTAGTGGTTCTGGTAAAAGTACCCTTTCTAAGTTACTGCAAAGACTTTATCAAATTGAATCAGGACGCATCCTCATTGATGGTTTTGACATCAAAAGTGCAGATTTAGCGTCTTTACGGCAACAAACTAGCGTAGTTCTCCAAGAAGACTTTTTATTTAACGGTTCCATCCTGGAAAACATCACCCTTGGCAATCCTAATATTACCGCCGAGCAAGTAGTCGAAGCCGCCAGACTAGCCGTAGCCCACGACTTTATCAGTCAATTACCTTACGGTTACGAAACTAACGTAGGAGAAAGAGGCACAGCTTTATCTGGAGGACAAAGACAACGCATTGCCTTAGCAAGACTGTTCCTTTCTGACGCACCAATTTTAGTGTTAGATGAAGCTACCAGCGCGTTAGATAGTGAAACCGAACAACAAGTCCTGCAAAATCTAAAAAAAATATCTGCTAACCGTACGGTCTTTCTCATCGCTCACCGCTTTGCACCCTTAAAACGAGCAGATTTAATTCTCGTCTTAGAAAAAGGCGTAATTGCAGAACGAGGAACCCATACAGAACTATTGCAGCAAAAAGGCTTGTACTGGTCACTATATCAACGTCAACAAGCCAACGTATGAGTATTGTAGTAAGGGCTAAAGTCCTTACTACATACAATTGTATTACATAGCAGGAATAAGCTAATTTTATATTAAGAAATATAAGTGTAGATACGTTAAGCATTGCTTGACGTATTATTTTTTGCTTTTATACTCTTGCGTACGTAATAAATCAAAGATTGACTATTAACAAAAAGCATTATTCATAACGATTTTGGCATAAAAATATAATTTTGATATTTAAAAATTTGTAAATTTATATACTTTGAAATATTCTCTTTATAAAAAGAATACTTTAGCCCTACATAATTCAACGGTTAAAGTGTGCATTTTTCTGCATATCTTTTCCATCAAAAAATTATTACAATTCTCGCTGTATCTAAGTCTTTAGTTAGAAGATAGCTAGTTTTAACATTTATTGCTGTATAAATTTAGTTTTGAGGTCAATAATTCATGAATACTAGCCGTGAATACAACTTTAATAGAAAAAATAATACTTCGTTAGAAGCTGGAAATATTGGTATTTTAAATCGCCCTGAAGATTCACCTTTCCCAAGCTCAAATAGTATAAATGGCTTAACGGCCAAGCTTGTGAGTAGTTCTTCAGCGACAAATGAGAGTAATGGCGATCGAGATAATATTTTTACAACTGCTGCTGTACTACCAGACCTAACAGGGCCAAACGCCTCAATGCCCTCTTCCGTTGTGGTGGGTAGCAGCTT
Above is a genomic segment from Nostoc sp. MS1 containing:
- a CDS encoding peptidylprolyl isomerase codes for the protein METLSFLSIDDQPISLEQTVKYLQSSGKLGQFIGDVLRQYVIEQEIQGRDDVDINPALTEQTVIDFRLKNQLADPQAFQEWLTKNGTDYQRFHASITFNFKLEKLKTVVTQAKLPEYFIEQKIFLDRVVLSRIMVDSRELAEELQLQIAEGGSFEQLAKEYSVLDDRLVNGMMGPISRGTMPDKLRSAIDVASPGQLVGPIEIDGRYGLFRVEQFLPASLDDIQLKQALQNELFEKWLAEKIQKLTVKLQVS
- a CDS encoding peptidase domain-containing ABC transporter, with amino-acid sequence MVSRENSKADGEITSELKLLDNESLRIKVLTSIPWTQPPLSWLTPEQKNRLEERLEIRRYRLGEKIWSSETGGYHFFIVAGKVRLREEGSGQSLAALQVGDWFGDLQKLPGEYKAVAASKDVILACWDTHLWAEISTPAMEDFWLGLVEQDNTVVENEVKPFQHTVIQAPVTPPEQTLSQPVSTPVFSYPFVSSWNTGAACLTMAAQQLENPVNLEWVQRQLRGQNPKQVVEAGEKLGLVLRRLQLSWGELRQLTFPALLQLQVESVPQPTWVIAYGIKGDRLIIANPLNPDNLCENLPQTVLEQCWDGQLWQVELISKQEKFNLNWFTPAVWKYRKLLAEVLLASLTLQLLGLGTPLITQVVIDKVMVQESLPTLDVMAIALLLIAVFESVLGILRLFIFTHTARRLDLSLSGQLFRHLLRLPLAYFESRRVGDTVARVQELEQIRQFLTGTALTVILDSIFAVVYLALMFYYNIPLTFVALAVLPLFATLTIVATPILRNWLNETFNRSADSQSFLVETITGIHSVKAHAAESVARDRWEGLFARFVRTGFKASTTSNISSNIGDFLTNFSSLLILWFGAKLVIDHKLTIGQLVAFQMLSGRVTGPLLRLVQLWQNLQQVLLSVDRIGDILNVAPEAEMGTGLVLPPLKGQVNFEQVFFRYKANTEPVLRGISFNVEPGQFVGIVGRSGSGKSTLSKLLQRLYQIESGRILIDGFDIKSADLASLRQQTSVVLQEDFLFNGSILENITLGNPNITAEQVVEAARLAVAHDFISQLPYGYETNVGERGTALSGGQRQRIALARLFLSDAPILVLDEATSALDSETEQQVLQNLKKISANRTVFLIAHRFAPLKRADLILVLEKGVIAERGTHTELLQQKGLYWSLYQRQQANV